The following coding sequences are from one Humulus lupulus chromosome X, drHumLupu1.1, whole genome shotgun sequence window:
- the LOC133805463 gene encoding patellin-6-like encodes MPKRELRVASNQILSLFQDNYPEMVARNIFINVPWYFNMLYSVFSPFLTQRTKSKFVISKEGNVAKTLYKFIRPEDAPVQYGGLSRPSDFQNGPPKPASEFTVKGGEKVNIQIEGIEVHHCQSGLHLIKVIVGCMGCHLRFQYVELDCI; translated from the exons ATGCCCAAAAGAGAGCTCAGAGTAGCTTCAAACCAGATCCTCTCTCTCTTTCAAGATAATTATCCTGAAATGGTTGCTCGTAAT ATTTTCATCAATGTTCCATGGTACTTCAACATGCTATACTCTGTTTTCAGTCCCTTTTTAACTCAAAGAACTAAGAGCAAGTTCGTGATTTCTAAGGAAGGAAATGTAGCCAAGACACTTTACAA GTTCATTAGGCCTGAAGATGCTCCTGTTCAGTACGGTGGACTGAGTCGACCCAGCGATTTTCAAAATGGTCCTCCAAAACCAGCTTCTGAGTTCACTGTCAAAGGAGGAGAAAAAGTGAACATTCAGATTGAAGGCATTGAGGTTCATCACTGTCAAAG TGGATTGCATTTAATTAAGGTTATTGTGGGTTGCATGGGCTGTCATTTGAGGTTTCAGTATGTTGAATTAGactgcatttga
- the LOC133805464 gene encoding putative F-box/kelch-repeat protein At3g20710: MGSEEENFGIKLESQSHGEKKALSPPRKRHCSSDNQDNRFGTIPEELVEQILLRLDAESVWVCRRVCKSWFHLIINDDPSFVNKHLELVGNRNCKKTFIQCVFRPILSLVTVCEEGDDDGDGCLPCVVEQVPIVPAEILEQVLVQDLLQTHFIRVSHCNGIIHIFDPYESKSAVLFNPVLREFKLVGGPTFPFSSPNLEQIMGHGFGYDPKSNNYKYVKIFGSENCRDRVAVVHTMGTSCSSWREIKVDVESRLCFIHPVGDAIYCKGAYYWHYFSEGDVSVLLCFDMCEEIFRSIQIPDCIQPKSKQENLILGDWNGSVALFYTAQYRACSGFYELWIMTGDDTHWIKRLKIGPLQSTHVPINFWKDDELLLKIYQGYQDGDVVSYNIYTQQLRRVPFPHREAGIHYATPCLKTLVSL, translated from the exons ATGGGTTCGGAGGAAGAAAATTTTGGTATTAAACTTGAATCGCAATCACATGGTGAGAAGAAGGCTCTATCACCGCCGCGTAAGCGCCATTGTTCTTCTGATAATCAAG ATAATAGATTTGGTACGATTCCAGAAGAGTTGGTAGAGCAAATTTTATTGAGGTTGGATGCTGAGTCTGTCTGGGTTTGTAGGCGCGTTTGCAAGAGCTGGTTTCATTTGATCATCAATGACGACCCTTCATTCGTAAACAAACACCTTGAGCTTGTTGGTAATCGCAACTGCAAGAAGACCTTTATCCAGTGCGTTTTTCGCCCAATTCTCTCACTAGTTACTGTTTGTGAGGAGGGTGATGATGATGGCGATGGCTGCTTGCCTTGTGTTGTTGAACAAGTACCTATTGTGCCAGCTGAAATATTAGAACAAGTACTGGTTCAGGACTTACTCCAGACTCACTTTATAAGAGTCTCCCACTGTAATGGCATCATTCATATTTTTGATCCGTATGAAAGTAAATCAGCAGTGTTGTTTAATCCAGTACTAAGAGAGTTTAAGTTAGTTGGGGGGCCCACCTTTCCCTTTTCATCACCTAACTTGGAACAGATCATGGGGCATGGTTTTGGGTATGATCCCAAATCTAATAATTACAAGTATGTTAAGATCTTTGGTAGCGAAAATTGTAGGGACCGTGTAGCTGTGGTGCACACTATGGGAACTAGTTGTTCGAGTTGGAGAGAAATTAAGGTTGATGTAGAAAGTAGGCTATGTTTCATACATCCCGTAGGGGATGCAATTTACTGTAAGGGTGCATACTATTGGCATTACTTTTCAGAAGGTGATGTTAGTGTGCTTCTTTGTTTTGATATGTGTGAGGAGATATTTCGTAGCATACAGATTCCAGATTGCATCCAGCCAAAAAGTAAACAAGAAAATTTGATATTGGGAGACTGGAATGGATCAGTTGCCCTTTTCTACACCGCTCAATACCGTGCGTGTTCTGGTTTTTACGAGCTGTGGATAATGACTGGTGATGATACACATTGGATCAAGCGTCTCAAAATTGGGCCACTACAATCCACCCATGTGCCCATAAATTTTTGGAAAGATGACGAGCTCTTATTGAAGATTTATCAAGGTTATCAAGATGGAGATGTTGTGTCATACAATATTTATACTCAACAACTGAGGAGAGTTCCTTTTCCTCACAGGGAGGCTGGCATCCATTATGCAACTCCATGTTTGAAGACTCTAGTTTCACTATAG